In one window of Leptospira hartskeerlii DNA:
- a CDS encoding oligosaccharide flippase family protein has product MLRLGSSLQFIFESFGKLRTSGFIRSFFSVGFSKVIASLLNFIFMVYSVRILSKNENGIFQYYSGFLPVLLAVAEFGLPTALVRFLAPMTEDKRKIGVLLASSLWVKWAALFLLVFVTGIAVYFLKENALAAFLLVFGSFVLSFNSYFESIFVSFGQYHALSIWYPLPNLIRILILYLADQFSEHALGHLDILGIFSVAPVFTIVLFFLLFPRGKLHWAGDKEEVRQQTRELISFNRYAFLASLFAIVSDRMELFFLNKYHSNEAVAAYGVALQPFSGFVILFSVLNSMIYPKLSRLTENKEFTSYLGKSILVAVVFALALGPWVFLGDWVFSALFSGKYPESVPVFQLLYPNYLFQLVFSPLGMALFALGQPRLLAILALVRLIFGLVLDNLLIPEYGTMGAAGAFFLGQIPSWFLLSGYFLAYYRPSTK; this is encoded by the coding sequence ATGCTTCGCCTTGGATCCTCCTTACAGTTCATTTTCGAAAGTTTCGGAAAATTACGGACCTCCGGATTCATACGTAGCTTTTTTTCAGTAGGGTTTTCCAAGGTAATCGCCTCCTTACTGAATTTTATCTTCATGGTATATTCGGTCAGGATCCTGAGTAAGAACGAGAATGGGATCTTCCAATATTATTCCGGATTTCTGCCGGTGCTTTTAGCCGTGGCAGAATTCGGATTGCCCACCGCCTTAGTACGTTTCCTTGCTCCAATGACAGAAGACAAACGTAAGATTGGAGTGCTTCTCGCATCTTCTCTTTGGGTCAAATGGGCAGCGTTATTTCTGTTGGTGTTTGTTACTGGAATTGCCGTTTATTTTTTAAAGGAGAACGCACTGGCTGCATTCCTTCTGGTATTCGGTAGCTTTGTTCTTTCTTTCAATTCGTATTTCGAAAGTATATTTGTTTCTTTCGGACAATATCACGCACTTTCGATATGGTATCCACTTCCGAACCTGATCCGTATTTTGATCCTATATTTAGCGGACCAATTTTCGGAGCATGCGCTCGGGCATTTGGATATACTTGGGATCTTCTCCGTTGCTCCGGTTTTTACAATTGTACTATTTTTCCTTTTATTCCCGAGAGGAAAACTACATTGGGCGGGCGATAAAGAAGAAGTCCGACAACAGACCAGGGAACTCATCTCATTCAACCGTTACGCGTTTTTGGCATCTTTGTTTGCGATCGTGTCCGATAGAATGGAGTTATTTTTCTTAAACAAATACCATTCTAACGAGGCAGTGGCGGCTTACGGAGTGGCATTACAACCTTTCAGTGGATTTGTGATCTTGTTTTCAGTTTTGAATTCAATGATCTATCCTAAACTCTCCAGACTTACTGAGAATAAGGAATTCACGAGTTATTTAGGCAAATCTATCTTAGTAGCGGTTGTATTTGCATTGGCATTAGGGCCTTGGGTGTTTTTAGGAGACTGGGTATTCTCCGCATTGTTCTCCGGAAAATATCCCGAATCAGTTCCCGTATTCCAATTATTGTATCCGAATTATCTATTTCAATTGGTGTTTTCTCCGCTTGGAATGGCTTTGTTCGCTTTGGGCCAGCCTAGGTTACTTGCTATACTTGCATTGGTAAGATTGATCTTCGGATTGGTTTTGGATAATCTTTTGATCCCAGAATATGGGACTATGGGAGCGGCGGGAGCATTTTTCTTAGGACAGATCCCTTCCTGGTTCTTGCTTAGCGGCTATTTTTTAGCGTATTATAGACCTTCTACCAAATAG
- a CDS encoding phosphatase PAP2 family protein yields MRLKPKLYMFVFMTDSFLWKEILFSNAPLEALHISFLKTVLDPFTILFHYLGSSLFFMALVSLIYLCVDRKIGIRMTLGLLIAGVVNGAFKALLTMPRPIGLPFPSELGLMEGSYGFPSGHVQTAVVLYGTLFLHIRIRWVRILTAFLILFMPISRMYAGLHFLGDTLGGFTLGILILFGLEFLFTKDPEILEPSFVGQTPNTGQAPDQKKLKSFVLFILAITVPSILLHDPSQPESTNRSWEQVISSAGALAGFGIGILYNKREGLDWKSVDSWIVFLIRVGVIILGILIFYLALGKILSSLFGENPVARYFKYGIVCYYIGHLAPILLKRIRGGIYLT; encoded by the coding sequence TTGCGTTTAAAACCGAAACTTTATATGTTCGTTTTTATGACGGATAGTTTCCTGTGGAAAGAGATCTTATTCTCTAACGCGCCTTTAGAGGCTCTTCATATTTCCTTCTTAAAAACCGTACTGGACCCTTTTACGATTTTGTTCCATTACTTGGGCTCTTCTCTCTTTTTTATGGCTTTGGTCTCTCTCATCTATCTTTGTGTGGATCGTAAGATAGGGATCAGAATGACATTGGGATTGCTAATCGCAGGAGTTGTGAATGGAGCTTTTAAGGCTCTTCTTACAATGCCTAGACCGATCGGTTTACCTTTTCCTTCCGAACTCGGACTCATGGAGGGTTCATACGGATTTCCATCCGGACATGTACAGACTGCAGTGGTGTTATACGGAACATTATTTTTGCATATACGAATTCGCTGGGTGAGGATACTCACCGCGTTTCTGATCCTATTCATGCCCATCTCAAGAATGTACGCGGGACTTCATTTTTTGGGAGATACTTTGGGAGGTTTTACTTTAGGAATACTCATATTATTCGGATTAGAGTTCTTGTTCACAAAAGATCCGGAAATTTTAGAGCCGAGTTTTGTGGGACAGACCCCTAATACGGGACAGGCCCCTGACCAAAAAAAATTGAAGTCATTTGTGCTTTTCATTTTAGCTATTACTGTGCCTAGTATTCTTCTTCATGATCCTAGCCAACCTGAGTCTACAAATAGATCCTGGGAGCAGGTGATCTCTTCTGCGGGAGCGCTTGCAGGTTTCGGGATCGGGATTTTGTACAACAAGAGGGAAGGGCTAGATTGGAAATCAGTCGATTCTTGGATCGTATTTTTAATCCGAGTCGGTGTGATTATTCTTGGGATCTTGATCTTTTATTTGGCTCTCGGAAAAATTCTCTCCTCTCTATTTGGGGAAAATCCGGTTGCCAGATACTTTAAGTATGGGATCGTGTGTTACTATATCGGCCATCTCGCTCCCATTCTTTTGAAAAGGATACGCGGAGGCATCTATCTGACTTAA
- a CDS encoding MbnP family copper-binding protein: MKSLYKYIILLFSSAVALNCDGSSKPNMALLALATLNQPGIEFKAVVGDSEATCGGDITGHGDSVAIQHVAGVMPIGLKDLRFYVSEFELVDQNDNIITLDVPNTGVWQYSGIALLDFENGKGSCSGTTETNNFVQAAVENKTYKTLRFTLGVPESLNHIDYSVAPSPLNVSGLAWSWTMGYRFFVGEFLSNDPATVGNAAVLHMGSAGCSESGGVYTCTNSNRARIELTPTEGFNPFTQKVQFDLKKAVTGWDISTGSKSCHSMGAMDSGTCSLVYPNFGLDYSTGNAGSATQTAFGIISK; this comes from the coding sequence ATGAAATCATTATATAAATATATTATCTTACTTTTTTCGTCCGCCGTTGCACTCAATTGCGACGGATCTTCCAAACCGAACATGGCCCTTTTGGCATTAGCCACCCTAAACCAACCAGGAATCGAATTCAAAGCAGTAGTTGGAGATAGCGAAGCTACATGCGGAGGAGATATTACAGGACATGGCGATTCTGTCGCAATCCAACATGTTGCGGGAGTAATGCCGATCGGGCTCAAGGATCTTAGATTCTATGTGTCAGAATTCGAATTGGTGGATCAGAACGATAATATTATTACTTTAGATGTTCCTAATACTGGCGTTTGGCAATACAGTGGAATCGCTCTTTTAGATTTCGAAAATGGAAAAGGAAGCTGCAGCGGAACTACCGAAACTAATAATTTTGTACAAGCTGCTGTAGAGAATAAAACCTACAAAACCCTTAGATTCACCTTGGGAGTTCCAGAAAGTTTAAATCATATCGATTATAGTGTGGCTCCTAGTCCGCTCAATGTTTCAGGGCTTGCTTGGAGCTGGACCATGGGATACAGATTTTTCGTTGGAGAATTTTTATCCAACGATCCTGCAACAGTCGGAAATGCAGCAGTTTTGCATATGGGTTCAGCAGGTTGTTCCGAGTCAGGAGGAGTTTATACCTGCACAAACTCCAACCGTGCCAGGATAGAATTAACTCCTACAGAAGGATTTAATCCATTCACCCAAAAGGTACAGTTTGACCTGAAAAAAGCTGTGACCGGCTGGGATATCAGCACTGGAAGCAAATCTTGCCATTCTATGGGAGCTATGGACAGCGGGACCTGCTCCTTAGTGTATCCGAATTTCGGTTTGGATTATTCAACCGGAAATGCCGGTTCTGCCACTCAGACAGCGTTTGGGATTATCTCCAAATAG
- a CDS encoding S1C family serine protease — MNKFWILRAGLVLLFSFPVFSQTNGNSDLKTLLNGVVIVRSDIYPDASDPLEFGDQDLSRDVGSGFIIAGNRILTNAHVISESKYLKVKRFNSSKYYNAKVEFIGFDCDLALISVEDEEFFSGVEPLEITEESPSLGSNLLMLGYPEGAENLTLENGLVNRVERLRYSFTGLDYRKVIRVGANILPGYSGGPAIQNGKVAGIIFEVSQIQGNTAYLIPPEVVQHFLKDIQDGQYDGFPFVGFTFQNGNSESVKKYLGVPQNLQGVLVNKVYPNSSFSDVLQTDDFLYKVDEAYLNNEGGLLEFTGRTIVDLIEPGFVGQKLTLYFYRNGKNFKIQAELKKTDSLELYRDRQIRSFLGAGLLFQPVNRALFGKESQRVETALRYHYSYFIQDDLFKFTERDLILTTIFPDPLNSKYLNYRFKILESINGKTPANISEFKDYWKKYSNGTLVLKFRGVGLPLVLDAKTVRTIDLRVRKRFDIKSDESKEGK, encoded by the coding sequence ATGAATAAATTTTGGATACTTCGCGCGGGACTAGTCCTACTTTTTAGTTTTCCTGTCTTTTCCCAAACGAATGGGAATTCGGATCTTAAAACGTTATTGAACGGTGTTGTTATCGTTAGGAGCGATATTTATCCTGATGCAAGCGATCCTTTGGAATTCGGGGACCAGGATCTTTCCCGAGATGTGGGTTCCGGCTTCATTATTGCAGGAAATAGAATATTAACAAACGCTCATGTGATCTCGGAATCCAAGTATTTGAAAGTCAAACGTTTTAATAGCAGTAAATATTATAATGCAAAAGTGGAATTTATAGGTTTTGACTGCGATTTAGCTTTGATCTCCGTTGAAGACGAAGAATTTTTTTCAGGTGTAGAACCTTTAGAAATTACGGAAGAATCCCCTTCTCTTGGTAGTAATCTTTTGATGCTCGGTTATCCGGAAGGTGCGGAAAATCTCACTTTGGAGAATGGACTAGTCAATCGTGTGGAAAGATTGAGATATTCTTTTACAGGCCTAGATTATAGAAAAGTAATCCGCGTAGGAGCTAATATTCTTCCAGGATATTCAGGTGGTCCTGCGATCCAAAACGGAAAAGTGGCAGGGATTATCTTCGAAGTTAGCCAGATCCAAGGAAATACCGCTTATCTGATCCCTCCTGAAGTAGTACAACATTTCCTAAAAGACATACAAGACGGTCAATACGACGGGTTTCCTTTCGTAGGTTTTACATTTCAAAACGGGAATTCCGAATCTGTAAAAAAGTATTTGGGAGTTCCTCAGAATTTACAAGGCGTGCTTGTGAATAAGGTTTATCCGAATTCTTCTTTTTCGGATGTTTTGCAAACGGATGATTTTTTATATAAAGTAGATGAGGCTTACCTGAATAACGAAGGTGGGCTTTTAGAATTTACAGGAAGAACAATCGTAGATTTGATCGAGCCAGGTTTTGTAGGCCAAAAGCTTACTCTGTATTTTTATAGAAATGGCAAAAACTTTAAGATCCAAGCAGAATTAAAAAAGACGGACTCTTTGGAATTGTATAGAGATCGTCAGATCAGAAGCTTTTTGGGAGCGGGACTCTTGTTCCAACCTGTAAACCGTGCATTATTCGGCAAAGAAAGCCAACGAGTAGAAACTGCGCTCAGATACCATTACAGTTATTTTATACAGGACGATCTTTTCAAATTTACGGAAAGAGATCTGATACTGACTACTATCTTCCCGGATCCTCTCAACTCTAAATACTTAAATTATCGTTTCAAAATATTAGAATCCATTAATGGAAAAACTCCCGCCAATATCTCCGAATTTAAGGACTATTGGAAAAAGTATTCGAATGGAACCTTGGTTTTAAAATTCAGAGGTGTTGGACTTCCTTTGGTTTTGGATGCTAAAACTGTTAGGACAATAGACTTAAGAGTTAGAAAAAGATTCGATATCAAGTCGGACGAATCCAAGGAGGGAAAATGA
- a CDS encoding PDZ domain-containing protein, with amino-acid sequence MRFHKFTLLLIFCFSGFLENVEAKADSEFSLLVHFRKYSHHNPFQKGTPYQKKVPAIRVDERTALALLKPGEVPLFAEIHPEESAGRKAYFQKVDLDTGIGIVLLPENYGRSKKVSPIAILEEGVRTQGVCSSFFTNFEWGSLEFSKSILPLSKLSRKENQDGARSFLFSGKKVCGFTDGTWNAGADLLRRFYQSRFSSLSPFPHPGFSAEGSLTPAEEDYYFPKGSVGAVVSEVLPGIGPMHNLFPGDAVLSVNGTPVASKQRQVLYDILLSKNGSYLNSGEWVTLSLYRDGRKREIRYQLKPYNEDSFLIPESSDKIAPKYIIAGGLLFTELTHTYLKEYGEKYKSASDRKLVYLAESYSKKLHPERSRIVLLSRAFPDEKNRAYQEFQDLILESVNDKVVDSVEGLKAAISENKDEFLIFRFSGNKLAVFDKSELKSLDERIKSLYSLDSLDNIR; translated from the coding sequence ATGAGATTTCATAAATTCACATTACTTCTCATCTTTTGTTTCTCAGGATTTTTAGAAAATGTAGAAGCCAAAGCAGATTCAGAATTTTCGCTTCTGGTCCATTTCAGAAAGTATTCTCATCATAACCCTTTCCAGAAAGGAACTCCATATCAGAAAAAAGTTCCTGCAATTCGTGTGGATGAAAGAACTGCACTTGCACTTTTAAAACCTGGAGAAGTTCCGCTCTTTGCTGAGATCCATCCGGAGGAATCCGCAGGCAGAAAAGCGTATTTCCAAAAAGTAGATTTAGACACTGGGATTGGGATCGTTCTTCTTCCTGAAAACTACGGAAGATCTAAAAAAGTCTCTCCTATTGCGATCTTAGAAGAAGGTGTAAGGACCCAAGGGGTTTGCTCCTCCTTCTTCACTAATTTTGAATGGGGAAGTTTAGAATTTTCTAAATCGATTTTGCCTCTTTCTAAACTTTCCAGAAAGGAAAACCAGGACGGAGCCAGAAGTTTTCTTTTTTCAGGAAAAAAAGTCTGCGGATTTACTGACGGTACTTGGAACGCAGGTGCAGATCTTCTTCGTAGATTTTACCAGAGTAGATTTTCTTCCTTATCCCCATTTCCACATCCGGGTTTTTCCGCAGAAGGTTCTTTAACTCCTGCAGAAGAAGATTATTATTTTCCGAAAGGTAGTGTTGGTGCTGTAGTTTCCGAAGTCCTTCCTGGGATCGGTCCTATGCATAATCTATTTCCGGGTGATGCAGTTCTTTCCGTGAATGGGACTCCGGTTGCTTCTAAACAAAGGCAAGTATTGTATGATATCCTACTCAGTAAGAATGGATCTTACCTCAATTCGGGCGAATGGGTCACTCTATCATTGTATCGTGACGGTAGAAAAAGAGAGATACGTTATCAGCTAAAACCGTATAACGAGGATTCTTTTCTGATCCCGGAAAGTTCGGACAAGATCGCTCCTAAATATATCATCGCAGGCGGATTACTTTTCACCGAACTCACTCATACATATTTGAAAGAATATGGAGAAAAATATAAATCCGCAAGCGATAGAAAGTTAGTATACTTAGCCGAAAGTTATTCTAAAAAACTTCATCCTGAAAGAAGTCGTATCGTATTACTTTCCAGAGCCTTTCCAGACGAGAAGAACAGGGCTTATCAGGAATTCCAAGATTTGATCTTAGAATCTGTGAATGATAAGGTTGTGGATTCTGTAGAAGGTTTGAAAGCGGCAATTTCAGAAAATAAGGACGAATTTTTGATCTTCCGGTTTTCAGGAAATAAATTGGCAGTTTTCGATAAGTCAGAGTTAAAAAGTTTGGACGAAAGGATAAAATCCTTATATTCTCTCGATTCTCTAGATAATATACGCTGA
- a CDS encoding LIC_11090 family protein: MKTISIILAQCFLFQSLVFGSGWFCGMLAGEIKLCHCNHGSQKEKHSNSEDARFSSKLADAGEDHSDHKASSLPDCHSAKSGEVHKCACKKAKDKASNLSGTICTQFFTYSKLENIAPEALGSELLSRIQEGSGVFVSFDLERPPRFS, from the coding sequence ATGAAAACGATCTCGATCATTCTGGCCCAATGCTTCCTATTCCAAAGTTTGGTATTCGGAAGCGGTTGGTTCTGCGGAATGCTCGCAGGAGAGATCAAACTTTGCCATTGTAATCACGGAAGCCAAAAAGAAAAACACTCTAACTCTGAAGATGCAAGATTCTCCTCTAAACTTGCCGATGCGGGAGAAGATCATTCAGATCACAAAGCTTCTTCCCTACCTGATTGTCATTCCGCTAAATCGGGAGAAGTTCATAAATGTGCCTGTAAAAAAGCAAAAGATAAAGCTTCTAATTTAAGCGGTACTATCTGCACTCAATTTTTCACTTATTCCAAATTAGAAAACATCGCTCCAGAGGCTCTTGGCTCTGAACTTTTAAGCCGTATACAAGAAGGCTCAGGAGTGTTTGTTTCTTTTGACTTAGAAAGACCACCTCGATTCTCCTAA
- a CDS encoding ATP-binding response regulator — protein sequence MKILFVDDEEVIRDLFQEIFGSEYELVLAGTAEQGLTLAESETFDLIITDIRLPRMNGIEFITKLREKGVETPFIVITGNQDIQISINALRLGAVDFFLKPFRMEAIRYSLLRFKNLFYAGKDLVDKRMFQVRESRQKFALLPRLGNLNQYVHLILKSLAHLPNLHNEDQLSLKVALYELIGNAIEHGCAHITYHQKQELMFQENDYFSYVDKICESKEEWIRVEVDYDDTRVTVILEDGGDGFDPARVPDPVQDPNASQLSGRGIFLVRMNVDSLSYNEKGNQVTFVKKLQKTEVKPKQV from the coding sequence ATGAAAATCCTTTTCGTTGATGACGAAGAAGTTATCCGAGATCTATTCCAAGAAATTTTCGGCAGCGAATACGAACTCGTTCTGGCCGGGACCGCGGAACAAGGTTTAACTTTAGCGGAGTCGGAGACTTTCGATCTTATCATCACCGATATTCGCCTTCCAAGGATGAACGGTATAGAGTTCATCACTAAATTGAGGGAAAAAGGAGTAGAAACTCCTTTTATAGTCATCACAGGAAATCAGGACATCCAGATCTCTATCAATGCACTCCGATTAGGAGCCGTAGATTTTTTCCTAAAACCGTTCCGGATGGAGGCAATCCGTTACTCTCTCTTAAGGTTTAAAAACTTATTTTATGCGGGCAAGGATCTGGTGGACAAACGAATGTTCCAGGTCCGAGAATCAAGACAGAAGTTTGCACTACTTCCTAGACTTGGGAATTTGAACCAATATGTTCATTTAATCCTGAAATCTCTGGCTCATCTTCCAAATCTGCATAACGAAGATCAGCTCTCCTTAAAGGTCGCATTATATGAATTGATCGGCAACGCGATTGAGCATGGTTGTGCTCACATTACATATCACCAAAAACAAGAGTTGATGTTCCAAGAGAATGATTACTTCTCTTATGTGGACAAGATCTGCGAATCTAAAGAAGAATGGATCCGAGTAGAAGTCGACTACGACGATACAAGAGTAACCGTTATCTTGGAAGATGGAGGAGACGGTTTCGATCCTGCAAGAGTTCCGGATCCGGTACAGGATCCGAATGCAAGCCAGCTTTCAGGCAGAGGGATCTTCTTAGTTCGTATGAATGTGGATTCTCTTTCTTATAATGAAAAAGGAAACCAAGTCACATTCGTAAAAAAACTTCAAAAAACGGAAGTTAAACCGAAACAAGTCTAG
- a CDS encoding methylmalonyl-CoA mutase family protein: MEPEVYIPHNKLKFVTAASLFDGHDASINIMRRILQSSGAEVVHLGHNRSVQEIVDCAIQEDVQGIAVTSYQGGHVEYFKYMIDLLKEKGSSHIKVFGGGGGTILPSEIQELEAYGVSKIYSPDDGRSLGLQGMINDLLQKSDFIPPHRFNGNLFSEIRKKNPIAIAESISLVESSENDPKKVDTGKLDFPISKKTIPILGITGTGGAGKSSLTDELVRRFIHDFEDKTIAIISVDPSKRKTGGALLGDRIRMNSISHPRVYMRSFATREANIALNRNVKKSLDVLKSSEFDFVIVETAGIGQSDSEITEVSDLSLYVMTPEFGAATQLEKIDMIDYADLVAVNKCDKRGALDAIRDVQKQYQRSRKLFDSSPEKMPVFGTIASQFNDPGTNNLYVALIDSLNKKFNLGWKSNFVSSAETSQKIHIIPPDRQRYLAEIAEECEKYENFVKKESETAEVLYRIKGTIEVLKERGKNVSDLEEEYSKREAQLHPDTKKILKEWDSKLEKYSGEFFTYTVRDKEIKVENFTKSLSNLNIPKVSVPKFRNWGEIVKWSYTENFPGEFPFAAGVFPFKRTGEDPTRMFAGEGGPERTNSRFHYVSHGMPAHRLSTAFDSVTLYGEDPGLRPDIYGKIGNSGVSIATLDDAKKLYSGFDLCSPSTSVSMTINGPAPMLLSFFLNTAIDQTCEKYIRAEGKVEEAKSKLAEIYSKKDVPVPHYKGEIPKGNDGLGLLLLGTTGDQILPKEVYEKIKKETLSSVRGTVQADILKEDQAQNTCIFSTEFALKLMGDIQEYFIWNKVRNFYSVSISGYHIAEAGANPITQVAFTLANGFTFVEYYLSRGMKIDDFAPNLSFFFSNGIDPEYAVIGRVARKIWAKSMKYKYSGSERSQMLKYHIQTSGRSLHAQEIAFNDIRTTLQALYAIYDNCNSLHTNAYDEAITTPTEESVRRAMAIQLIINRELGLAKNENPLQGSFIIDDLSDLVEEAILSEFRRISERGGVLGAMERMYQRNKIQEESLEYEHRKHTGEIPVIGVNTFLGKDGSPTILPEEVIRSTEAEKKAQINELEAFQFRNQEDSIHALKNLQAACLSGENGFEALVEAGKVCSLGQMTHSLYEVGGQYRRSM, encoded by the coding sequence ATGGAACCTGAAGTTTATATCCCCCATAATAAATTAAAATTTGTGACAGCGGCCTCGCTTTTTGACGGCCATGACGCTTCCATCAATATTATGAGAAGAATACTCCAATCCTCAGGAGCGGAAGTAGTTCATTTAGGTCATAATAGATCGGTTCAGGAAATTGTAGATTGTGCCATCCAGGAAGACGTTCAGGGAATTGCTGTCACAAGCTACCAAGGAGGTCATGTAGAATATTTTAAATACATGATAGACCTTTTAAAAGAAAAAGGAAGCTCTCATATCAAAGTATTCGGCGGAGGCGGAGGGACCATTCTTCCTTCGGAGATACAAGAGTTAGAAGCTTACGGAGTTTCTAAAATTTATTCTCCGGACGATGGACGTTCTTTGGGTCTCCAAGGAATGATCAACGATCTATTACAAAAATCTGATTTTATTCCACCTCATAGATTTAACGGAAATCTATTCTCTGAAATTCGCAAAAAAAATCCAATCGCGATCGCAGAATCCATTTCCTTAGTGGAATCTTCCGAAAATGATCCTAAGAAGGTAGATACGGGAAAATTAGATTTTCCGATTTCTAAGAAGACAATTCCGATCTTAGGAATTACTGGAACGGGAGGTGCTGGAAAATCCTCTCTTACCGATGAACTTGTCAGAAGATTTATTCATGATTTCGAAGATAAAACTATAGCCATTATCTCCGTGGATCCTTCCAAAAGAAAAACGGGCGGTGCCCTCTTAGGAGATAGGATCCGAATGAATTCTATCTCTCATCCAAGAGTTTATATGAGGTCTTTTGCGACCAGAGAAGCAAATATCGCATTAAACCGAAATGTCAAAAAAAGTTTGGATGTTCTCAAAAGTTCCGAATTCGACTTTGTGATCGTAGAGACCGCAGGGATCGGGCAAAGTGATTCGGAGATCACGGAAGTATCCGATCTTTCACTCTACGTAATGACTCCCGAATTCGGTGCCGCTACACAATTAGAAAAGATTGATATGATCGATTATGCGGACCTGGTCGCAGTCAATAAGTGCGACAAAAGAGGAGCGTTAGATGCCATCAGAGACGTTCAGAAACAATACCAAAGATCCAGAAAATTGTTCGATTCCTCTCCGGAAAAAATGCCAGTCTTCGGAACAATCGCTTCTCAATTTAATGATCCGGGAACAAATAACTTATATGTTGCACTCATCGATTCTTTGAATAAAAAATTCAATCTTGGATGGAAATCTAATTTTGTTTCCAGTGCCGAGACTAGCCAAAAGATCCACATCATTCCTCCTGATAGACAAAGATATCTTGCGGAGATCGCAGAAGAATGCGAGAAATACGAGAACTTCGTCAAAAAAGAATCCGAAACTGCAGAAGTTTTATACAGGATCAAAGGCACAATCGAGGTATTAAAAGAAAGAGGCAAAAACGTTTCCGACTTGGAAGAAGAATATTCCAAAAGAGAGGCCCAGCTTCATCCGGATACAAAAAAGATCCTGAAAGAATGGGATTCCAAACTGGAAAAATATTCAGGAGAATTTTTCACTTATACAGTTAGAGACAAAGAGATCAAGGTAGAGAATTTTACAAAATCTTTAAGTAATCTAAATATACCCAAGGTTTCCGTTCCTAAATTCCGAAATTGGGGAGAGATCGTAAAATGGTCTTACACTGAGAATTTCCCAGGAGAATTCCCATTTGCAGCGGGAGTATTCCCTTTCAAGAGAACCGGTGAAGACCCTACTCGTATGTTCGCCGGAGAAGGCGGACCGGAAAGAACAAACTCAAGATTCCACTATGTCAGCCATGGAATGCCGGCTCATCGTTTAAGCACTGCATTCGATTCAGTCACTCTATATGGAGAAGATCCTGGACTTCGTCCGGATATTTACGGTAAGATCGGGAACTCCGGAGTAAGTATCGCCACTTTAGACGATGCTAAAAAGCTCTATTCAGGTTTTGATCTTTGTAGCCCGAGCACTTCCGTGTCCATGACGATCAACGGACCGGCACCGATGCTTCTATCCTTCTTCTTAAACACCGCGATCGACCAAACCTGTGAGAAGTATATTCGAGCAGAAGGGAAAGTGGAAGAAGCAAAATCCAAACTTGCAGAGATCTATTCTAAAAAAGATGTTCCTGTTCCTCATTATAAAGGAGAGATCCCGAAAGGAAATGATGGTCTGGGCCTTCTTCTTTTAGGAACTACCGGAGATCAGATACTTCCTAAAGAAGTTTATGAAAAGATAAAGAAGGAAACTCTTTCTTCCGTTCGAGGAACGGTTCAGGCAGACATCTTAAAAGAGGACCAGGCACAGAATACGTGTATCTTCTCCACTGAATTCGCATTAAAATTGATGGGAGATATCCAAGAATATTTTATCTGGAATAAGGTCCGAAATTTTTATTCCGTTTCTATTTCAGGATATCATATCGCAGAGGCGGGAGCAAATCCGATCACTCAGGTTGCATTCACTCTCGCAAACGGATTTACATTTGTGGAATATTATCTATCTAGAGGAATGAAGATAGATGATTTCGCTCCGAATCTTTCCTTCTTCTTCTCCAATGGAATAGATCCAGAATATGCGGTAATCGGCAGAGTAGCCCGTAAGATCTGGGCCAAGAGTATGAAGTATAAATACAGCGGATCTGAACGTTCTCAAATGTTGAAGTATCATATCCAAACTTCCGGTCGTTCTTTACACGCGCAAGAGATCGCATTCAACGATATCCGCACCACCTTACAAGCATTATATGCAATCTATGATAATTGTAATAGTTTACATACAAACGCATATGATGAGGCGATCACAACTCCGACAGAAGAATCAGTCAGAAGAGCGATGGCTATCCAGCTCATCATCAATAGAGAATTGGGATTAGCTAAAAATGAAAATCCTCTACAAGGTTCCTTCATCATAGACGATCTTTCCGATCTAGTAGAAGAAGCGATCTTGTCCGAGTTCCGACGTATCTCTGAAAGAGGAGGAGTTCTCGGTGCAATGGAAAGAATGTACCAGAGAAATAAGATCCAGGAAGAATCTTTAGAGTATGAGCATAGAAAACATACCGGAGAAATTCCTGTGATCGGAGTGAACACTTTCTTAGGAAAGGATGGATCTCCTACTATTCTTCCGGAAGAAGTGATCCGCTCTACAGAGGCTGAGAAAAAAGCACAAATCAACGAATTGGAAGCATTTCAATTTAGGAACCAAGAGGATTCAATTCACGCTTTGAAAAATCTGCAGGCTGCCTGTCTTTCCGGAGAGAACGGATTTGAGGCGTTAGTAGAAGCAGGAAAAGTTTGCTCTCTAGGACAAATGACCCATTCTCTTTATGAAGTGGGTGGCCAATACAGAAGAAGTATGTGA